The Arachis ipaensis cultivar K30076 chromosome B05, Araip1.1, whole genome shotgun sequence nucleotide sequence aaattgagtgaGTTGTGTGGTATGATGGAAAGGAAATCTCAGGTTGCCTTCTTAAGGGGATCAATTATATTGCTTATAATGTCGTCACGTGATACAGTGATGAGCCCATGCTACCAGTCCATCACCAAAGTTTCGGAATAAGTTAGTTTTCCTGGCTTTTATAAATCAGAATAAATCTCAtcaatttatatatatgtacACCAATATATACATATACCACAATACTTCCAAGCGAGGAATAATAATAATTGGTACAGCACTGGCAAAAACACTGTGCCTGCCTTTACATAAGAATATAGGGTTAGATTGCAAGTCCTTTTCGTTATGAAAACCTTATATGCCTTTCGAACACATGAAATCCAATAATGACAACGACTCAAATACTTGTATAAGAAACATCTCTTTCTGGTTTCTTTTTCTTCGTCGCTCAgctcagatttttttttttttaacatcttCATGAGAATTATTAGAACTCAAAGCATGAAGTTCAAATGCTGCTTATAAACACGAAACTTATAAATGTTTGTAAATAACTGTTTTCTGTATTAGTTAAAGGAAAATACTCATATGATGACATCTTCATATAAAGATGACATTATAAAACCTTAGAtcattaataaaatatatttagtcAAACATATTAACTCATCTAATGGTCCACAATGTTATCTTCATGTGAAGATGTCATCATGAGAATATCCACTTTAATTAAAAGGCCTACAAAAAAGAGGGGGGGGTCCGCACATGGCACATCTTAACAGAACTAGATAATGGCGTAATGTGCTGCATGTTAATATGAAAGGCATGCTTCAAAAATCTAATCTTAATAATGAATGAACCATGAAAtgcttaataaaaataataatgtgattaAGAAGTTGAAACTTTATATTACTTCATATAAAGATATAAACTAAACCAAGTCTGCTTCTAAAGAAGCTTTTGCCTTTTGGTTCAATCTAGAGAGTAGCTCAACATATCAATTTATTAGTAAGCTTTGTATCTTAAATTAGGAAGCTCAACTAAGGATACACAAACAAAACTTTGTAATTTGAAAATGATTCCAATGGGGTTTAACTACGCTTTCTTACTTGGCCTTTACGGATTATAGATCAGCAGAGTGCACTAGAATTTCAGAATATACTTATACAATCTTAAGTTCTTAAGAAACCCACTGAAGTTTTCCACTGTGGACCAAAATTTTCAACAGATGGAATATTCTTGGAGCTTCCCTGGATTAACACATGGAAGACAAATGGTTAGATGAGCATGCACAAAGCATGATCAGCTAGAGGGTAAACACCGTAACAACAAACCAGATGCATCATCTTGAATTAGGCAGCTTGAGCAACAGGCTCAGATGAATCTGTTTCTTGCCTGCGAATTGTGGATAACCATAAGATTAGTTAAAATCCATTAACAGGGAAAACAGCCATCACGTTACTAGAGACAAGTCCAACAACGCCCACTCAAAGTATACCCTGTTACTACATCATCCATGGATACCTCCAAAGCAAAAGTTGTAcagcaattttatttatttatttgcattaagTAGTAGATAGTATACactaaaataagaagaaaagaaaattcgtGTGCAGGTTTCACCTTGCAATTCCTTCCCCAACTTCCATTCTGAGAAAGCTCACAACCCTCACAGGTGAACCCACCTCCTTGGATAGATTATCCAACACCGTCTGCAGTGTGCAAAAATTACTAGCTAATGAATGATCAAATAAACATACACTCCATAGATGGATCCTTCTCCATTcttaaaagacacaaaataagtaAAATATTGAAAATAGAAAACACCATAGCTAAAAAATAGTCTTTGCTCCTTTTATTAGATGGCTGAAATTATGGTCATGTTGGATCAATTGGGTATAATTGGATCCAGATTAAAAATACTAGATTTTATTTCATCCATCCTCCATGAAAGGATTTAGGACTTGAATGATGTTGATAGGAACAAGTAACCTATGAAAATTCAAAGGAAGAGAAGAAACTTTTATGCATAAAGTCCACCATCAtttttcccttattattttacATTGTAGTTGACCAAGCCATAGTTTCTTTTATAACGGCAAGAGTGTAATAATGAAGTAACCAAAGTTCTCCTATTTTGCTACTAGAGTCATAGACACAATTATAGTTGAAGTTTAAATGGTAATTGCCAACATATAATGGCATTTATCCCACTTTATTGTTAAACTGTAAAAGAAGATGGTGaaattctcttttatttttagtttttcaaaaaAGAGGATACTAGATTCTGACCAAACAGATGCATGGGTAGATTTTGTTTCTTTCACCAATCAAAATCATAAAGTGACCATAGCCTCAACTTTCTTAACAATCCTGATTAAACATAGAGAAACCTCACATACCTTAACATTCATTGTATCATTCACAATAAACTTTTGCTCCATCAGCACAACTTCCTCAAAGTACTTGCGTAACCGTCCTTCTACCATTTTTTCTATGGCCATTTGGGACTTACCAGAGGCTTCAGCCTGAAATATTGAATACCAGACCACAATCTTAACTTCAAGCTTTTGTTCAGATTTTATAATGCCGCAAAGGAAAGCAACAGTCAGCAGGCCAACTATAAAATTGAGATATCAGATATCCAACACGAGACAAGTATTGAGCAGATGGCATCTGCTGAACAGAATTTcttgaattctgaattctaaaAGGCTGTTCAAAAATTGGTTCATTCAAGAAGTTGAATTGGTCCAACCCACAACACTTGCTGAATCCACTAACGAAATGCTCTAACTCTTCAAGGCATCAAtgtgaaagagaagaagaaaaaatcagAGTGACAAAAAGGATCTTTAGTCATCTATACTATAAAGGGGTTCTCATTCTTTTGTGGGTGTAGCTGACCATAGTCTGTAGAGAGACTGGTTAAGATGTCAGTTTGGCCAACTGAATCCAAACTATGCCCGTTAGATCTATTTACACCATACTAAACTACAAACCAGCTTAAAGCACCAAGACCCGACAATACAGACTTAAATTAACCCTCTGAATGAAACCTAGGGCAGTTGCAAAAGGCAAGCTGCATCTATGCGATCACTGAGGTTTTCATACCAATTGATACAATAGTTGAAGGGCTCGTTGACCTAAACTCAATTCATTACACTGAAATAATAATGAATTTCCACGTAATTCTTAAAGATTAAAACTTACAACAGACCAATCTTATGGCTAGCAATTATGAACCATTTTATTGAGCATGGACCTATACTTGACTCcaaaagaaatcagaaaataccTGAGATTTAAGAACTTCTCGTTCATTTTCTAATGCATCTGAGGACACAAGTTCTTTTGTTAAGAATAATGGTTTCGCTGCCACTACATGCATGGCCAATTCTGATCCAACACGTTGAATAGCATCCACTTGTGTTTTACCCTCATCTACTTCAAGAGACAAAACGCCAGCAATGCGACCCAAACCTAATTAAACCCAACTAAGTTAGGATCCTTTTAGAGTCAAGTTTCTTAGCAcaagatataaaataaaatagtaatagttTTATTTCACAACTTTTATGTCAGCTGTTTTGCATCCATACAGTTGTCCATTACCTGGTTGGGGACTGGTATGGAGATATGTAGATATAATACCCTGAGATGGTGCAGGCATCACATAACCTCTTCGAAGTTTAACATTTTCCCCCATCATTGCAGCCACTTCCGTGATTGCATTGTGAACACTTGTTTCTCCATTGATTTTGGGATGCTCAAGATTCAATGTCATCTCCTGGTGAAAGTAAGTGATTTAAATGAATATGATAATGGCTTTCATTTCAACAGCAGATTAAGAATGACTAAAAGAAATTACATCAGATAACTAAACTATATACACAATAGGTAAGTTCAATGGATCAAAAACTCAAAATATCAAATTGATTCGAATATTGGCCTATTGTTGTATGGTTGTTATGGTCTTGAATTGAACTAATAAAGATATGTTCGGTATTTTTTGAAATTAACCCATCCCAGAAATGCATCATGGTACACACATTCTCAAAAGTAAGAAAGCATTGCAAGACCCCTAGAGCACAATAGACAAAACATAGGAAAAGTCTTTTACAGAATAATATCAATAAACAGAATTACTGATAATTAGGGTTTAGCGAGAGCAAATTTTGGTTACTTACCTCCAAAGACCCGGGTCCAACCTGAAAGGAACCAGAAATCAGTGGGGAAGTGTTTTCGACCAGCAAAGCTTTCTTTGCCAAAGACAATGCCTACAAGAAAGTAAGAACCCAGGGATCAACTATACAGTAAATTCATATAATTCATATAACAACACCTATAAGTCACAAAGAAGTGGTCAATGTTGGAAAAAACCACAGCGAGTTCGAAGCAATTCACATTCCAAAGAAACTAACCAAATGCTGAAAAATCTCATTCCTCGCAACAAAGTCAGTCTCGCAGTTGAGTTCAATCAGTGCGGCCTTGGAGTCGTTTTGAGCAAGGGCAAGCAAACCTTCAGCTGCGGTCCGAGACGATTTCTTCGAGGCCAAAACCTTTCCCTTCTTCCTCAGTTCCTTCTGAGCCTCCTCTACACCATCACGTTCATTTCATGAGATCACTCAGAACCAGTTCGTTATGTTCGTTACAGTTTCAGTTATTCCGTTATAACTAACTACACGGGGCCAGAACACAACGCAAACAAGCAGATAGAAGTAACCATACgcattcaatttgttaattaATCTTAATGTTTCATCACAGTAATCATATCTATCAATATTcgaatttaattatcaaaagaataatgaTAAAAATGAGATAATTACCAATGTTCCAATCAGAATCGACGAGTGCGGCTTTGACGTCTTTGATGGGAGCGCTGGTTCGTTCTCTGAGTTGCTTGATGAGGTTCATTTGGTCGGAGGCGGAGACGCTGAAGCCTCTGAGAAAGGTGAAATGCGAGAGAAGCGAGTTCGATTCTGAGCGCTGAGATTGTGCGAAAGAAGGAGATTTGAAGGGGGAGAGAGAGTGGTAACGGCGCGGAGCAATAGTGGAAAGGTGCTTCGTGGTGATAGAGAGGCGTTTGGCGGCTGCGGAAAACGCCATAGTTGGAAAATGCGATTGTTGAGAGCTGAGACTTGAGAGTGAGGTGCCAAAGTGTCGAGCTACCTAGCTACTAGCTAGGGCGGGGGCAGAGGGAGGTGGAGACAGGGTGGTGCAATGTCCGAATTGCCCACGATGGATGTTCGGTCATCAGTGTACAGttcatgaattttcaatttttttattgggCTTGGGCCTTTTTTTTTGTGTCTGTAACAAAAACTAAAACAAACAGGAACGCAATACCAGAAAATTATACAGCAGAATCTTTTAACAAAATCTGTTTGAGATCATCATTTGGTTGAATCCAGTATCCACATCGACCGATGATAAACGCTATTAGTCTCTATTTTAGCTAGACAATCAACAATAATATTAACTTCTCCTCTAATCCAAATGCATAACATATCCCAATTTTTACTTAACAACtccataaattcaaaattttttcttgGGCTTGGAcctatttaaattcaaattcctcttataaatttttttttaataaactcATTCGTTCAGATAAATAAATGTTGAGGGGTTAAATTTCATTTTGTGCATATGATTATTTATTGGTCAATAGACAGTTAACGTACACtgttaaataaaacttaaatccaCGACAAATTAGTCATTAACATATTAGACTATGAGATACtatgaaaacataaaaaaaaaaaaggtatcaAATTTGGATTTTAGTTTTTAGGGCAAATGACTTGATTAAACCACGTTCATTTGAATATGTCCTGAATGTCCCAAACCAAAAATTACAACGTTAAAGTCCCAATGTtgatttctatataaatcgaattgagtGAATTCGATTTAGCCTAACACGTAGTAAATCGAATCCAATTGATTCGAATTAAGTGAAAAAAGAATTTGAATGCAAATCGAATCAAATCAATTCGAATTACGTTCGTGATAAGAAATTGAATAAATCGAATTTAGCCAACGGTTTTCAAAACCAACGTAAATCGAAACCACTTGATTCAATTTGATGGTTTTGTAAATCGAACTTACTTGTTTCGATTTACATGCATTTGGCGTTAAGCATAATtcgaatcaaattgattcgaTTTTCTTGGTTGTTCGCTATATAAACAAATCGAAGTCACTTGATTCGAACACAGAAACCTCATACCCCACCCCTAACCCCACCACCCAGTTCCGAGATTCTCTGAAAGCAACCCAGGAACAACCGTATCTGCGTGCATGGAGGACGACCTGAATCGTCTGTATCGACTGGATGGAGTCGCGCATATTGCTGGAGCCGTCCACCTCGAGGTTAgtgttttttaatatttaatttgtttttaaataaattagTAGTTAGTTAGAACTGTTAGTGtgggatttttaaaataaatccaGAAAGAGATATTTGAATTTAGTTCATGTCAAACTTAGTGAGTTATTAACTATAGAATAGGGTTAGCTGTAGAGTAATGAACAGGGTTAAGTACTGGTTTTTATGTTTGTTAATAAAAAAGAACATGTTTTTATCTCATAttagtaatttttttgttaatacgAAGAATTGGATCGTGAGTAATGTAGTAGTTAGCGTTTCTATCTATAAAAGATTGGTAGGGATTCATTGTAAAAATGTTTGCAAAGTGATGGCATGCAATGTTGTGGTAACTAGAAATTTTGATGCATTGAGAGGTTTTTTGTGACGAATATGAGTAGTCAGCTTTTATTCTTATGCAGCCCCATCGATGCATCAGCAGCATGAGATGGCAGCAGATATGATGTTGGATGATAGGATCGTTCCTTACTTGCAGATGGCTGGTCTGTACCATCTTGCAAGATTGAACGAAAGTTGGTTTCGATTGGACGAGCCGTTGGTCAGCGCCTTCGTAGAGAGATGGCGCCCTGAAACGCATACATTTCACATGCCATTTGGGGAGTGCACGATAACCCTACAGGATGTAGCGTACCACCTTGGcattgttgtcaaactctcgagttaactcgtaaactcgtacgagtttacgagtttagaTATGGAATCGAGTTGACTCGGACATAGACTCTATCCTGAGTAAACTCGGCTAGACTCGGTCAAACTCGGACAAACTCGTGAGTTTAGGATCGAGTTagtgagtttgtgtttttcttcatttttgctcAAAAAAACGTTATtttgaatccaaaaaaaaatacttttttttattagggttacgataacactcccaaagaatgaaagaaaactcaCCCACAACTCACTCATTTGCGTCGTTTCTCTCAAGTCTCACTTTCTCCATGTTCTGCCGCAGTCGTTGTTCCCCGTCAAGCCACCGTTGTTCGCCTGTGTCTGCTATCTCTGCTCTGATTTGCGCTATTGTCTTTATGAATTTTACCTATGTTGCCCTCTGTTTTGTATTTCTTCATATCTCCACTATCCGCAACTCCATCGTGCTATCACCGTTCACGAGTTCGACTACTTCTCCTACGGTCCTATCTCTGCTCTGGTATGCACCGTCGTGAAATCCATGACTCTTTGTCACCATCGTTTCGTGCTGCTGCTGCACCCTCACCACCGCTGCCTGCTACACCCTTGCCTTCGATCTGCTGTTGCTAGGACTTTGccccttcttttcttctgcaTCCTCTATTTTTTGTATGCCTTTTACCCTTTTTTTGAGCCTTTActtcttgatttagtttttttttttaattttattgcttctaaTTTTAGCCTATTGCTTATCGTTTATGTTAGATGGCCAGATGGTTCATCCATTTATGGATGATtagtaattaatattttgattaaagttaatttgattatttgatattgttcaatgtttaattaaagatttaatattacagatttagaatttttaattttgtgtgtTCTATATTGTATTTGTAAAAGAATAATTATAGTTGATTTGAATGTGTATTTTAAAATATGGACAATTATAGGGTACAGATGTATATATACAGATATTCTCTTTAGTTGAATACAAAAGTGACATGTGGATCTATGCTAATAATTGGGGGACAACTTGATCATCTTTCTGAGCAGCTTGCAGTGTTTGCAGGGCTCGTTTATATAGTTCCATATTGAAGCTAAGCTGGTGGAAAGAAATATCATGGATGGGCTTATCATTGTTGGGCTattattttgttattaaaatatTGTGTGGGTTTCATCACTTAAATCAAAATGCTGTTGGACATCACTTATTTTTGGATCATATTAACTGATGCTATGcatatcacttttttttttttttttttgccatatgtatttatatttatgaatgtaaaaattatattttgtataaatataaattctaatttattatgatattttattgaataagTACTTATGTAATAACAATTAtgttatattataattttttatcataataatataaattttaaatttattgtaGAGTCAAAATATAAAGTGTATATTACATTGTaacatttaaattaatataaaatattgaaaaaagaTTTATTAGGTTGTTTGaatcaacaaaataaaataaacataacagcAATACAATTGTTTTAAGAGACTTGTGTAAAAAACTAATATTAATATGCATTTACATATAAAGAAATTCTAAATGAGTTTAACTCTCTTCAATTCTAGAAAAATTATGCTTCGAGTTAAAAAATTATGGCCTATAAATGAAGCGGACTTAAACAGATCAACCCATTTAATTCGCTcagttaatttaattttcttcacttaacttaaaattttgaattataaaatttttaatttgaaatttaaatagatataatttacATGAATGATTaaatttaaggtttaattattctgttggtttctatagttttataaaattttcaattaagtccatatactttttttttctttttaattggatttttgtaccaatttttttcaattagatccctcttagtagtaatttcTTTAATTGTATAGAGACCCatctaaaaaaaattggtacaggaactcaaataaa carries:
- the LOC107644565 gene encoding elongation factor Ts, mitochondrial — encoded protein: MAFSAAAKRLSITTKHLSTIAPRRYHSLSPFKSPSFAQSQRSESNSLLSHFTFLRGFSVSASDQMNLIKQLRERTSAPIKDVKAALVDSDWNIEEAQKELRKKGKVLASKKSSRTAAEGLLALAQNDSKAALIELNCETDFVARNEIFQHLALSLAKKALLVENTSPLISGSFQVGPGSLEEMTLNLEHPKINGETSVHNAITEVAAMMGENVKLRRGYVMPAPSQGIISTYLHTSPQPGLGRIAGVLSLEVDEGKTQVDAIQRVGSELAMHVVAAKPLFLTKELVSSDALENEREVLKSQAEASGKSQMAIEKMVEGRLRKYFEEVVLMEQKFIVNDTMNVKTVLDNLSKEVGSPVRVVSFLRMEVGEGIARQETDSSEPVAQAA